Proteins encoded within one genomic window of Kibdelosporangium phytohabitans:
- a CDS encoding ABC transporter permease: MSTLTRIATDSGAIAWRNLLNIRRTPGSIFASVLQPIMFVLLLGYVFGGSLGGDSYREFIMAGIFAQTVTFNASFTTIGLANDLQKGVVDRFRSLPMSRVAVMLGRTTSDLTTSVVSLLITSLCGLAIGWRIRGNPLDAVLAYLLILLFAFAMSWVGAFIGLVSRSVEVAQSLGLIWLFPATFISSGFVSVAAMPEPLATIAEWNPITALANAARTLFANPTPATVPQPNAWPAQHAVLYSALCSLALITLFMTLAVARYRRVASR; this comes from the coding sequence GTGAGCACCCTGACCAGGATCGCCACCGACAGCGGAGCCATCGCCTGGCGCAACCTGCTCAACATCCGCCGCACCCCCGGCTCGATCTTCGCCAGCGTCCTGCAGCCGATCATGTTCGTGCTACTGCTGGGATACGTGTTCGGCGGCAGCCTCGGCGGAGACTCCTACCGGGAGTTCATCATGGCCGGGATCTTCGCGCAGACCGTCACCTTCAACGCGTCGTTCACCACCATCGGACTGGCCAACGACCTGCAGAAGGGCGTGGTCGACCGATTCCGCTCGCTGCCCATGTCCCGGGTCGCGGTGATGCTCGGCCGGACCACCTCCGACCTGACCACCAGCGTGGTCAGCCTGCTGATCACCAGCCTCTGCGGACTGGCGATCGGCTGGCGCATCCGCGGCAACCCACTGGACGCGGTCCTCGCCTACCTGCTGATCCTGCTGTTCGCGTTCGCGATGTCCTGGGTCGGCGCGTTCATCGGCCTGGTCTCCCGCAGCGTCGAAGTGGCCCAGAGCCTGGGCCTGATCTGGCTGTTCCCGGCCACGTTCATCTCCTCGGGCTTCGTGTCCGTCGCCGCGATGCCCGAACCGCTCGCCACGATCGCGGAATGGAACCCGATCACCGCCCTTGCCAACGCGGCCCGCACCCTGTTCGCCAACCCGACCCCGGCCACGGTGCCCCAGCCCAACGCCTGGCCCGCACAGCACGCGGTCCTCTACTCGGCGCTGTGCTCGCTGGCGTTGATCACGCTGTTCATGACGCTGGCCGTGGCCCGCTACCGACGCGTCGCCAGCCGGTGA
- a CDS encoding ATP-binding cassette domain-containing protein, whose amino-acid sequence MTAGQPAIRLRGLRKHFGTTTALDGIDLDMPAGQVFAVLGPNGAGKTTTVRIITTLLRPDSGHAHVAGFDVSTQPDQVRRSIGLSGQYAAVDDKLTGFENLHLVAKLYGMRRRDAARTARHLLDRFHLDHAADRLAGTYSGGMRRRLDLAGALVAAPPVVVLDEPTTGLDPQSRLDTWDVVSELVRDGTTVLLTTQYLEEADQLADRIAVINRGRVIAEGTSDELKSTTGGERVEVVTVHEHDLATVHRILTAVGGTAPTVDRRTRRIDIAVGSGRHGQQVLANAAAHLNAAGVRVLDLGLRRATLDDVFLSLTGPATNAEDTATLSPTVHWPRQSGHLDVREVGT is encoded by the coding sequence GTGACGGCAGGTCAACCGGCGATCCGGCTGCGAGGACTGCGCAAGCACTTCGGTACCACGACCGCGCTCGACGGCATCGACCTGGACATGCCGGCCGGGCAGGTCTTCGCCGTCCTCGGCCCCAACGGAGCCGGGAAAACAACCACCGTCCGGATCATCACCACCCTGCTGCGCCCCGACTCCGGGCACGCACACGTCGCGGGCTTCGACGTCTCCACGCAACCGGACCAGGTCCGCCGATCGATCGGACTGTCCGGGCAGTACGCCGCGGTCGACGACAAGCTGACCGGCTTCGAGAACCTGCACCTCGTCGCGAAGCTGTACGGCATGCGACGCCGTGACGCGGCCCGCACCGCACGCCACCTGCTCGACCGGTTCCACCTCGACCACGCCGCGGACCGGCTGGCCGGTACCTACTCCGGCGGCATGCGACGGCGACTCGACCTCGCGGGCGCACTCGTCGCCGCACCACCCGTCGTGGTCCTCGACGAACCGACCACCGGTCTCGACCCGCAGAGCCGCCTCGACACCTGGGACGTCGTCAGCGAACTCGTACGCGACGGCACCACGGTCCTGCTCACCACCCAGTACCTCGAAGAGGCCGACCAACTGGCCGACCGGATCGCTGTGATCAACCGCGGCCGGGTGATCGCCGAAGGCACCAGCGACGAACTGAAAAGCACCACCGGCGGCGAACGCGTGGAAGTGGTGACTGTGCATGAGCACGACCTGGCCACCGTCCACAGGATCCTGACCGCTGTCGGTGGCACCGCGCCCACGGTCGACCGCAGAACCCGGCGGATCGATATCGCCGTCGGCAGCGGACGACACGGTCAGCAGGTCCTGGCCAACGCCGCCGCGCACCTCAACGCCGCCGGCGTACGCGTACTCGACCTCGGACTGCGCCGAGCCACCCTCGACGACGTGTTCCTGAGCCTGACCGGCCCAGCAACCAACGCCGAAGACACCGCCACCCTGTCCCCGACGGTCCACTGGCCACGGCAGTCCGGACACCTCGATGTGCGGGAGGTAGGCACGTGA
- a CDS encoding MbtH family protein, producing MTNPFESDQDDYLVLTNHEDQHSLWPVFADVPAGWTTAFGPAARAACLEFVERNWTDITPTSARREQQP from the coding sequence ATGACCAACCCCTTCGAGTCCGATCAGGACGACTACCTCGTGCTGACCAACCACGAGGACCAGCACTCGCTGTGGCCCGTGTTCGCCGACGTCCCCGCCGGGTGGACCACCGCGTTCGGACCGGCCGCACGCGCAGCGTGCCTGGAGTTCGTGGAACGCAACTGGACCGACATCACCCCGACCAGCGCACGCCGGGAGCAACAGCCGTGA